One Nitrososphaerota archaeon DNA window includes the following coding sequences:
- a CDS encoding 7-carboxy-7-deazaguanine synthase QueE, protein MKVRLFEIFTSLEGEGILYGTKTLFVRLAGCPFTCFYCDTKESLPMDSGQEYEISDACALVEKNLADNTYKVNFTGGDPLVQAEAVSEMAKFIQSKKIPTYLESSCFDSKKFAKVLPFIDYIKIELKTKDSEFVDAKHYSTLIENALDCLRQSVAAKKPTYIKIVVSSKTTLETFLDLVQKIFKTVGTRDLKGFIIQPTYGIAEPTLQKLLNFYDLVYPYYNEVRVVPQLHKLIGAP, encoded by the coding sequence TTGAAAGTTAGACTCTTTGAAATATTCACATCTCTTGAAGGTGAAGGAATTCTTTATGGAACAAAAACCCTCTTTGTAAGGCTGGCAGGATGCCCATTTACCTGCTTTTACTGCGACACAAAGGAATCCCTCCCAATGGATTCTGGTCAGGAATACGAAATTTCAGATGCTTGTGCACTAGTTGAAAAAAATCTCGCAGATAATACCTACAAGGTCAATTTCACAGGAGGCGATCCACTAGTGCAGGCAGAGGCAGTCTCAGAAATGGCAAAATTCATCCAGTCAAAAAAAATCCCAACATATTTGGAATCATCATGCTTTGATTCAAAAAAATTTGCCAAGGTTCTACCATTCATTGATTACATCAAAATTGAGCTCAAAACCAAAGACTCAGAATTTGTAGATGCAAAACATTATTCCACACTCATAGAAAATGCACTTGATTGCCTAAGGCAATCAGTTGCAGCAAAAAAACCAACCTACATCAAAATTGTTGTTTCATCAAAAACAACACTGGAAACATTTTTAGATTTAGTGCAGAAAATTTTCAAGACTGTTGGCACTAGGGATCTTAAGGGTTTTATAATACAACCGACATACGGAATAGCAGAACCGACATTGCAGAAACTTTTGAACTTTTACGATTTAGTTTATCCTTACTATAATGAGGTACGAGTCGTACCGCAACTACACAAACTGATAGGTGCACCATGA
- the folE gene encoding GTP cyclohydrolase I FolE: protein MNKERVRKLVREIIIELGEDPTREGLRGTPERIADMYEEIFSGYDSDSQLSVQFSEDSDAVVVKDIKFHSMCEHHMLPIVGKISIAYLPNGRVFGVSKLVRLVEKHAKRLQIQERMTKDIADELYAQGVKGVVVVTDAEHFCMKMRGVKNDATMTSTAYRGYYERRENREDVVAIIRNSKSSLL from the coding sequence ATGAACAAAGAGCGAGTGCGTAAACTAGTCCGCGAGATAATCATAGAATTAGGTGAAGATCCAACACGTGAAGGACTGCGAGGAACGCCAGAAAGAATTGCAGATATGTATGAGGAAATCTTCTCGGGCTATGATTCAGATTCTCAACTATCGGTCCAGTTCTCAGAGGACTCGGACGCAGTTGTAGTAAAGGACATAAAGTTCCATTCAATGTGTGAGCACCACATGCTTCCCATCGTTGGCAAAATCAGCATTGCGTATCTTCCAAATGGCCGAGTCTTTGGCGTATCCAAGCTAGTTCGACTTGTGGAAAAACATGCAAAACGCCTCCAAATTCAGGAACGCATGACAAAAGATATTGCTGATGAGCTATATGCTCAGGGAGTCAAGGGAGTAGTGGTAGTAACAGATGCAGAACACTTTTGCATGAAAATGAGAGGAGTCAAAAACGACGCAACAATGACCTCAACAGCATATCGAGGATACTATGAAAGAAGGGAAAATCGCGAGGATGTTGTTGCCATAATTCGTAATTCTAAATCATCGCTTCTTTGA